In Thunnus albacares chromosome 10, fThuAlb1.1, whole genome shotgun sequence, a single window of DNA contains:
- the ube2d2 gene encoding ubiquitin-conjugating enzyme E2 D2 isoform X2 encodes MFHWQATIMGPNDSPYQSGVFFLTIHFPTDYPFKPPKVAFTTRIYHPNINSNGSICLDILRSQWSPALTISKVLLSICSLLCDPNPDDPLVPEIARIYKTDREKYNKIAREWTQKYAM; translated from the exons tgtttcactgGCAAGCCACAATAATGGGACCT AATGACAGTCCTTACCAGAGCGGGGTTTTCTTCTTGACCATACACTTCCCCACAGACTACCCCTTCAAACCGCCAAAG GTTGCATTTACCACAAGAATCTACCACCCAAATATCAACAGCAACGGCAGCATTTGTCTTGACATCCTGCGATCACAGTGGTCTCCGGCTCTCACCATCTCCAAAG TTCTCCTGTCcatctgctctctgctgtgCGACCCAAACCCGGATGACCCCTTAGTACCCGAGATCGCCCGCATCTACAAGACGGACAGGGAAAA GTACAACAAAATAGCTCGGGAATGGACACAAAAGTATGCAATGTAG